Proteins encoded by one window of Kribbella flavida DSM 17836:
- a CDS encoding Gfo/Idh/MocA family protein: MRDLRIGIIGVGVMGADHAERVVRRISGARLVAVSDPDLPRATTLAESLGSSSAPAAGTGDGDAIRVIEDPLALIGNAEVDAVIIASPGFAHAEQLMACLEHGKPVLCEKPLTMDTESSLRVVEAEHKLGRQLIQVGFMRRFDPEYAALKQLLDSGELGRTLLLHNVHRNKTVPESFRSEMIVRDSLVHEVDVARWLFDDEIARITVRAPKPTGLVADGVLDPQLAVFEMASGAIADVEVFVNFQVGYEVRCEAVAEKGSATIGLGVDVLTRRAGHWGGAVPDDYRARFGTAYDIEVQRWVDATARGEIDGPTAWDGYAAAAVCTAGVQSLQEGRPVEVEMARRSEVLG, from the coding sequence ATGCGGGACCTGAGGATCGGGATCATCGGTGTCGGGGTGATGGGCGCCGACCACGCCGAGCGGGTGGTGCGACGGATCTCCGGGGCACGCCTGGTCGCCGTCTCCGACCCGGACCTGCCCCGGGCGACCACGCTGGCCGAGTCCCTCGGCAGCTCGTCTGCTCCCGCGGCGGGGACTGGAGACGGGGACGCGATCCGCGTGATCGAGGATCCGCTCGCGCTGATCGGGAACGCCGAAGTCGATGCCGTGATCATCGCGTCGCCCGGATTTGCGCACGCCGAGCAGTTGATGGCCTGCCTGGAGCACGGGAAGCCGGTGCTCTGTGAGAAGCCGTTGACCATGGACACCGAGTCCTCGCTGCGCGTGGTCGAGGCGGAGCACAAGCTGGGGCGGCAGCTGATCCAGGTCGGGTTCATGCGCCGGTTCGACCCGGAGTACGCGGCGCTGAAGCAGTTGCTCGACTCTGGAGAGCTCGGCCGGACCCTGCTGCTGCACAACGTGCACCGCAACAAGACGGTCCCTGAGTCGTTCCGGAGCGAGATGATCGTGCGCGACTCGCTCGTGCACGAGGTGGACGTCGCGCGCTGGTTGTTCGACGACGAGATCGCCCGGATCACCGTGCGCGCCCCGAAGCCGACCGGTCTGGTCGCCGACGGGGTGCTCGATCCCCAGCTCGCGGTGTTCGAGATGGCGAGCGGCGCGATCGCGGACGTCGAGGTGTTCGTGAACTTCCAGGTCGGCTACGAGGTCCGCTGCGAGGCGGTGGCCGAGAAGGGCAGCGCGACCATCGGCCTCGGGGTCGACGTGCTGACCAGACGGGCCGGACACTGGGGTGGGGCGGTGCCCGACGACTACCGCGCCCGGTTCGGTACGGCGTACGACATCGAGGTGCAGCGCTGGGTGGACGCCACGGCGCGGGGAGAGATCGACGGCCCGACCGCCTGGGACGGCTACGCCGCGGCCGCGGTCTGCACCGCCGGGGTGCAGTCGTTGCAGGAGGGCCGCCCGGTGGAGGTCGAGATGGCACGCAGGAGCGAGGTGCTCGGATGA
- a CDS encoding CpaF family protein: protein MTADRVAARRNGFGGAVELIDAQVRDLVRREGIDPLRDPAAVNAIVATVVREYDERSLTGIVPPIGDVEAVSREVHDRVAGFGPLQRYLDDPAVEEIWINEPSRVFIAREGRHELTTTVLTEEEVADLVERMLKTTGRRIDVSQPFTDARLPDGSRVHIVLGGITQRYAAINIRKFTVRATRLADLVALGSLTPHAAAVLDAAVAVGLNILVSGGTQAGKTTMLNALAGSIPGSERVISCEEVFEIKLPIPDWVSMQTRQAGLEGTGEVRLRDLVKESLRMRPSRVIVGEVRGEECLDLLLALNSGLPGMCTIHANSAREALTKMCTLPLLAGENIGSRFVLPTVAGCVDLVVHLGIAHDGQRRVREIVAVSGRIEEQTIETETLFGTFGGVLRRAEGQLPHPERFQQAGYSPSGLLTELPRGVN, encoded by the coding sequence ATGACAGCCGACAGAGTCGCCGCACGCCGCAACGGGTTCGGTGGCGCCGTCGAGCTGATCGACGCGCAGGTGCGCGACCTCGTCCGCCGCGAGGGCATCGACCCGCTGCGCGACCCGGCCGCGGTGAACGCGATCGTCGCCACCGTGGTGCGCGAGTACGACGAGCGCAGCCTGACCGGGATCGTGCCGCCGATCGGCGACGTCGAGGCGGTCAGCCGCGAGGTGCACGACCGGGTGGCCGGCTTCGGGCCGCTGCAGCGCTACCTGGACGACCCGGCGGTCGAGGAGATCTGGATCAACGAGCCGTCCCGGGTCTTCATCGCCCGGGAGGGCCGGCACGAGCTGACCACCACCGTGCTGACCGAGGAAGAGGTCGCGGACCTGGTCGAGCGGATGCTGAAGACGACCGGGCGGCGGATCGACGTCTCCCAGCCGTTCACCGACGCCCGGCTGCCGGACGGGAGCCGGGTGCACATCGTGCTCGGCGGCATCACCCAGCGGTACGCCGCGATCAACATCCGCAAGTTCACCGTCCGGGCCACGCGACTGGCCGACCTGGTCGCGCTCGGCTCGCTGACCCCGCATGCCGCCGCGGTGCTGGACGCGGCCGTTGCCGTCGGCCTCAACATCCTCGTCTCCGGCGGGACGCAGGCGGGCAAGACCACGATGCTGAACGCGCTGGCCGGCTCGATCCCCGGCAGTGAGCGGGTGATCAGCTGCGAGGAGGTCTTCGAGATCAAGCTGCCGATCCCCGACTGGGTGTCGATGCAGACCCGGCAGGCCGGGCTGGAGGGCACCGGCGAGGTGCGGCTGCGCGACCTGGTCAAGGAGTCGCTGCGGATGCGGCCGTCGCGGGTGATCGTCGGCGAGGTCCGCGGCGAGGAGTGCCTCGACCTGCTGCTCGCGTTGAACAGCGGATTGCCCGGCATGTGCACGATCCACGCGAACTCGGCCCGCGAGGCGCTGACCAAGATGTGCACGCTCCCGCTGCTGGCGGGGGAGAACATCGGCTCCCGGTTCGTGCTGCCGACGGTGGCGGGCTGTGTCGACCTGGTGGTGCACCTCGGCATCGCGCACGACGGGCAGCGGCGGGTCCGGGAGATCGTTGCCGTCAGCGGGCGGATCGAGGAGCAGACGATCGAGACCGAGACGCTGTTCGGCACGTTCGGCGGCGTGCTGCGGCGAGCCGAGGGGCAACTGCCGCACCCGGAGCGCTTCCAGCAGGCCGGCTACTCCCCGTCCGGTTTGCTCACCGAGTTGCCGCGGGGCGTGAACTGA
- a CDS encoding CoA-acylating methylmalonate-semialdehyde dehydrogenase, producing the protein MSTERITHLIGGTPWTGVSERTSKVYNPATGEVTGELDLASAATVDEVVKVAHDASRAWGRTSLTKRAQVLFAFRELLNARKEEIAALITAEHGKVLSDALGEVTRGLEVVEFACGIPHLLKGGFSENVSTNVDVYSIRQPLGAVAVISPFNFPAMVPLWFVPIAVACGNSVVIKPSEKDPSAVNAVAALWKEAGLPDGVMNVVHGDKEAVDRLLEHPDIKAVSFVGSTPIARYVYEKGTANGKRVQALGGAKNHMVVLPDADLDLAADAAVNAGFGSAGERCMAISALVAVEPVADDLIAKIKQRMATLRTGDGTRGCDMGPLVTGPHRDKVVGYVEAGVEAGAELAVDGREGPFDGGDDGFWLGPTLFDKVTPDMSIYTDEIFGPVLSVVRVPSYDAALDLVNANPYGNGTAIFTNDGGAARRYQTEVEVGMVGVNVPIPVPMAYYSFGGWKNSLFGDTHAHGTEGVHFFTRGKVITSRWLDPSHGGLNLGFPTHD; encoded by the coding sequence GTGAGCACTGAGCGAATCACCCATCTGATCGGCGGGACGCCCTGGACGGGCGTCTCGGAGCGCACCAGCAAGGTCTACAACCCCGCCACCGGCGAGGTGACCGGCGAGCTGGACCTGGCCTCGGCCGCGACCGTCGACGAGGTGGTCAAGGTCGCCCACGACGCGTCCAGGGCGTGGGGCCGGACGTCGCTCACCAAGCGGGCGCAGGTGCTGTTCGCGTTCCGTGAGCTGCTGAACGCGCGCAAGGAGGAGATCGCGGCGCTGATCACCGCCGAGCACGGCAAGGTGCTGTCGGACGCGCTCGGCGAGGTGACCCGTGGGCTGGAGGTGGTCGAGTTCGCCTGCGGCATCCCGCACCTGCTGAAGGGCGGCTTCAGCGAGAACGTGTCGACCAACGTCGACGTGTACTCGATCCGCCAGCCGCTCGGGGCGGTCGCGGTGATCTCGCCGTTCAACTTCCCGGCGATGGTGCCGCTGTGGTTCGTGCCGATCGCGGTCGCCTGCGGCAACAGCGTCGTGATCAAGCCGTCCGAGAAAGACCCGTCCGCGGTGAACGCGGTGGCGGCGCTGTGGAAGGAGGCCGGCCTCCCGGACGGCGTGATGAACGTGGTGCACGGTGACAAGGAGGCCGTCGACCGGCTGCTCGAGCACCCGGACATCAAGGCCGTCTCGTTCGTCGGATCGACCCCGATCGCGCGCTACGTGTACGAGAAGGGCACCGCGAACGGCAAGCGGGTCCAGGCGCTCGGTGGGGCCAAGAACCACATGGTCGTGCTGCCGGACGCCGATCTCGACCTGGCCGCCGACGCCGCGGTGAATGCCGGTTTCGGGTCGGCCGGGGAGCGCTGCATGGCGATCTCGGCGCTGGTCGCGGTCGAGCCGGTCGCCGACGACCTGATCGCCAAGATCAAGCAGCGGATGGCGACGCTGCGCACCGGCGACGGGACCCGCGGCTGCGACATGGGCCCGCTGGTCACCGGGCCGCACCGGGACAAGGTCGTCGGGTACGTCGAGGCCGGGGTCGAGGCCGGCGCCGAGCTGGCGGTGGACGGCCGCGAGGGCCCGTTCGACGGCGGCGACGACGGCTTCTGGCTCGGGCCGACGCTGTTCGACAAGGTCACGCCGGACATGTCGATCTACACCGACGAGATCTTCGGCCCGGTGCTGTCGGTGGTTCGGGTGCCGTCGTACGACGCGGCGCTGGACCTGGTGAACGCGAACCCGTACGGCAACGGCACGGCGATCTTCACCAACGACGGCGGCGCGGCCCGGCGGTACCAGACCGAGGTCGAGGTGGGCATGGTCGGCGTCAACGTCCCGATCCCGGTGCCGATGGCGTACTACTCGTTCGGCGGCTGGAAGAACTCGCTGTTCGGCGACACGCACGCGCACGGGACCGAGGGCGTGCACTTCTTCACCCGCGGCAAGGTGATCACCTCACGCTGGCTGGACCCGAGCCACGGTGGCCTGAACCTGGGCTTCCCAACCCACGACTGA
- a CDS encoding Gfo/Idh/MocA family oxidoreductase has product MRSDHGLAVVRMGLVGAGRIGALHARNLARHVAGAELVAVADPRREAAEELAGQYGARPSEVDELLADPEIDAVVIASIAAAHQELVVKAAGAGKAVWCEKPASLTLEQIDRAIAATAAAGVPFQVGFNRRFAADFRAARATVEAGGIGTPQLMRSITRDPGWPAGLSNAAGVRPWTIFRETLIHDFDTLLWLNPGAEPVEVYTRADALIAPEYKADGLLDTAVVMITFDNGAIATAEANFSALYGYDVRGEVFGSKGMVVAGRLPSTAAVHYDATGSHQRTLRSDEEMFRDAYVQELFDFAEVVRGNAEPPVTGEDARRALRIALAAMTSHEQHRPVRLGEVR; this is encoded by the coding sequence ATGCGGAGCGATCACGGGTTGGCAGTGGTCAGGATGGGCCTGGTCGGGGCCGGGCGGATCGGGGCGCTGCACGCGCGCAACCTCGCGCGGCACGTGGCAGGGGCCGAGCTGGTGGCGGTGGCGGATCCGCGGCGTGAGGCTGCCGAGGAGCTGGCCGGCCAGTACGGCGCGCGACCCAGCGAGGTCGACGAGTTGCTCGCGGACCCCGAGATCGACGCCGTGGTGATCGCCTCGATCGCGGCCGCGCACCAGGAGTTGGTGGTCAAGGCGGCTGGGGCGGGCAAGGCGGTCTGGTGCGAGAAGCCGGCCTCGCTCACGCTGGAGCAGATCGATCGGGCCATCGCGGCGACCGCAGCGGCCGGGGTGCCGTTCCAGGTCGGCTTCAACCGACGGTTCGCCGCCGACTTCCGGGCCGCGCGGGCGACCGTCGAGGCCGGCGGGATCGGTACACCGCAGCTGATGCGTTCGATCACCCGGGACCCGGGGTGGCCGGCGGGTCTGTCGAACGCAGCGGGAGTCCGGCCGTGGACGATCTTCCGCGAAACCCTGATCCACGACTTCGACACCCTGCTCTGGCTCAATCCCGGCGCCGAGCCGGTCGAGGTCTACACCAGGGCCGACGCGCTGATCGCGCCCGAGTACAAGGCCGACGGGCTGCTCGACACCGCCGTCGTGATGATCACCTTCGACAACGGGGCGATCGCGACCGCCGAGGCGAACTTCTCCGCGCTCTACGGGTACGACGTGCGCGGCGAGGTCTTCGGCAGCAAGGGCATGGTGGTCGCCGGGCGGCTGCCCAGCACTGCGGCCGTGCACTACGACGCGACCGGATCGCACCAGCGAACCCTGCGCAGCGACGAGGAAATGTTCCGCGACGCCTACGTGCAGGAGCTCTTCGACTTCGCCGAAGTGGTGCGCGGCAACGCCGAACCGCCGGTCACCGGCGAGGACGCGCGCCGGGCGCTGCGCATCGCCTTGGCCGCGATGACATCGCACGAGCAGCACCGTCCGGTCAGGCTGGGCGAAGTGCGGTGA
- a CDS encoding GntR family transcriptional regulator, which produces MSTVQVSVDRTSRTPLHVQLAQQLEAAIQGGDLPVGSRLSNEVDLAEAYGLSRPTVRQAIARLVDQGLLVRKRGVGTQVVGNSGQVRRSLELTSLYDDLSAARRKPETEVLRFGVAPASADVAAALQCEAGDRVLRLERLRRADGEPLALMRNWLPPEMLDTDPSTLAERGLYELLRAEGVRLKVAHQTISAQPATVEQARLLSEEPGCPLLATTRITYDDHGRAVEYGSHLFRASRYAFEHTLVHR; this is translated from the coding sequence ATGAGCACCGTCCAGGTCAGCGTCGATCGCACCAGCCGTACCCCGCTTCACGTCCAGCTCGCCCAGCAGCTGGAGGCAGCGATCCAAGGCGGTGACCTCCCGGTCGGTTCCCGGCTCAGCAACGAGGTGGATCTCGCCGAGGCGTACGGGCTCAGCCGTCCGACGGTGCGGCAGGCCATCGCCCGCCTGGTCGACCAGGGCCTGCTCGTACGCAAGCGCGGCGTCGGTACGCAGGTTGTCGGCAACTCCGGCCAGGTCCGCCGCTCGCTGGAGCTCACCAGCCTGTACGACGATCTCTCCGCAGCGCGCCGCAAGCCGGAGACGGAAGTACTGCGCTTCGGTGTCGCACCGGCGAGCGCTGACGTCGCCGCAGCTCTCCAGTGTGAGGCAGGAGATCGCGTACTGCGCCTGGAGCGCCTCCGCCGGGCGGATGGCGAACCGCTCGCGCTGATGCGCAACTGGTTGCCTCCGGAGATGCTCGACACCGACCCGAGCACCCTGGCCGAGCGCGGCCTGTACGAACTGCTGCGGGCGGAGGGCGTCCGCCTGAAGGTGGCGCACCAGACCATCTCGGCACAGCCCGCGACCGTGGAACAAGCCCGGCTCCTTTCCGAGGAGCCGGGCTGTCCCTTGCTGGCGACCACGCGCATCACCTACGACGATCACGGGCGCGCGGTGGAGTACGGCTCACACCTGTTTCGCGCCTCCCGGTACGCCTTCGAACACACCCTCGTCCACCGCTGA
- a CDS encoding SigE family RNA polymerase sigma factor codes for MRPTTDDFEEFARARTPHLYRTAWLLTGDRHHAEDLVQETLAKMFRAWRGVRRIDNPPAYAQTVLARTFISQRRRRSWTEQPTSTLPERAERPGDVELRVSLQNALAELAPLDRAVLVLRFFEDRSVEQVALDLGKNAGAIRTRTSRALDRLRTVLGDDAVHLIAL; via the coding sequence ATGAGACCGACGACGGACGATTTCGAGGAGTTCGCCAGAGCGCGGACCCCTCATCTGTACCGAACGGCGTGGCTGCTCACGGGCGACAGGCACCACGCCGAGGACCTGGTCCAGGAGACGCTGGCGAAGATGTTTCGCGCCTGGCGAGGCGTCCGGCGGATCGACAACCCGCCGGCGTACGCGCAGACGGTGCTGGCGCGCACGTTCATCTCGCAACGCCGCCGGCGCAGCTGGACCGAGCAGCCGACGTCGACACTGCCGGAACGGGCCGAACGCCCCGGCGACGTCGAGCTGCGGGTGTCGTTGCAGAACGCGTTGGCCGAGCTGGCGCCCCTCGATCGTGCGGTGCTGGTGCTGCGGTTCTTCGAAGATCGCAGCGTCGAACAGGTCGCGCTCGATCTCGGCAAGAACGCCGGTGCGATCAGAACCAGGACGTCCCGGGCCCTCGACCGGCTCCGGACCGTTCTCGGCGACGACGCCGTCCACCTGATCGCACTCTGA
- a CDS encoding type II secretion system F family protein, with translation MGLLLGLFFGIGVLLLVWTFVAPREEKAKTDGRLVARSRDLLARAGVEGVTPGAFIGACLITGFVAFVLMFLVSAALPVGVVFGLMAGGVPVAVLKSRARKRLAEFRELWPDVVDNIASAVRAGLSLSEALAQVGERGPLPLREPFRRFGADYASTGRFAESLDRLKARLADPVGDRVVEALRIAREVGGGDLGRLLRSLSSFLRDDARTRSELESRQSWSVNGARVAVAAPWLVLGLLSFQGDVIQRYNSPVGALVIGIGAAVCVLAYRVMLRIGRLPEPERVLR, from the coding sequence ATGGGACTGCTGCTCGGGCTGTTCTTCGGGATCGGCGTGCTGCTGCTCGTCTGGACGTTCGTCGCGCCGCGGGAGGAGAAGGCGAAGACCGACGGGCGGCTGGTCGCCCGCAGCCGGGACCTGCTCGCTCGCGCGGGCGTCGAGGGGGTGACGCCGGGCGCGTTCATCGGGGCCTGCCTGATCACGGGGTTCGTGGCGTTCGTGCTGATGTTCCTGGTGTCGGCGGCCCTGCCGGTCGGCGTGGTCTTCGGGCTGATGGCCGGCGGCGTACCGGTGGCGGTGCTGAAGAGTCGCGCGCGCAAGCGGCTGGCCGAGTTCCGGGAGTTGTGGCCGGACGTGGTGGACAACATCGCCTCCGCGGTCCGGGCCGGGTTGTCGCTGTCCGAGGCGCTGGCGCAGGTGGGCGAGCGTGGACCGTTGCCGCTGCGCGAACCGTTCCGGCGGTTCGGTGCCGACTACGCGTCGACCGGGCGGTTCGCCGAGTCGCTCGACCGGCTGAAGGCGCGGCTGGCGGACCCGGTCGGTGACCGGGTGGTGGAGGCGTTGCGCATCGCCCGCGAGGTCGGCGGCGGCGATCTCGGCCGGCTGCTCCGGTCTCTGTCCAGCTTCCTGCGCGACGACGCCCGCACCAGGTCGGAGCTGGAGTCCCGCCAGTCCTGGTCGGTCAACGGCGCTCGCGTCGCTGTCGCCGCACCCTGGCTGGTGCTTGGTCTGCTGTCTTTCCAGGGTGACGTGATCCAGCGCTACAACTCGCCGGTCGGCGCACTGGTCATCGGTATCGGCGCCGCCGTCTGCGTGCTCGCCTACCGCGTCATGCTCCGCATCGGCCGCCTCCCCGAGCCGGAACGAGTCCTGCGGTGA
- a CDS encoding Gfo/Idh/MocA family protein: protein MEPLRFGILGAARIAGRAIAEPARLTGARLVAVAARDTDRAEAFAAEHGVERVHASYDDVLADPEVEAIYNPLANGLHGPWNLRAIAAGKHVLTEKPSASNAAEAATVRDAAREAGVVVMEGFHYLFHPVMKRLQELLAKGELGELRHVEATMVMPPPPDQDPRWSLALAGGAVMDVGCYALHAQRMLAPWGGGQPKLVNARAGERKRLPGVDEWLNADLEFPNGATGAVRTSMAAEQLDFSLKVVGARGEAFAPSFVLPHQDDRVIVTTKEDHWVEHLGRKSSYTYQLEAFAAHLREGTPLPIDADDAVATMELIDACYRDAGLQPRPITEL, encoded by the coding sequence ATGGAACCGCTTCGTTTCGGCATCCTCGGCGCCGCCCGGATCGCCGGCCGGGCGATCGCCGAGCCGGCCCGGCTGACCGGCGCCCGGCTGGTCGCGGTCGCGGCCCGGGACACCGACCGCGCCGAAGCCTTCGCCGCCGAGCACGGGGTCGAGCGCGTGCACGCGTCGTACGACGACGTGCTCGCCGACCCCGAGGTGGAAGCGATCTACAACCCGCTCGCCAACGGCCTGCACGGCCCGTGGAACCTGCGTGCCATTGCCGCGGGCAAGCATGTGCTCACCGAGAAGCCGTCGGCGAGCAACGCGGCCGAGGCGGCCACGGTGCGCGACGCCGCGCGCGAGGCCGGCGTCGTGGTGATGGAGGGCTTCCACTACCTCTTCCATCCGGTGATGAAGCGGCTGCAGGAGTTGCTGGCCAAGGGTGAGCTCGGGGAGCTGCGGCACGTCGAGGCGACCATGGTCATGCCTCCCCCGCCGGACCAGGACCCGCGCTGGTCGCTCGCACTGGCGGGCGGTGCGGTGATGGACGTCGGTTGCTACGCGCTGCACGCCCAGAGGATGCTCGCGCCGTGGGGCGGCGGTCAGCCGAAGCTGGTCAACGCGCGCGCCGGCGAGCGCAAGCGGCTGCCAGGTGTCGACGAGTGGCTGAACGCGGACCTGGAGTTCCCGAACGGCGCGACCGGCGCGGTCCGGACCAGCATGGCCGCCGAACAGCTCGACTTCAGCCTCAAGGTGGTCGGCGCCCGAGGTGAGGCGTTCGCGCCGAGCTTCGTGCTGCCGCACCAGGACGACCGGGTGATCGTCACCACCAAGGAGGACCACTGGGTGGAGCACCTCGGGCGCAAGTCGTCGTACACGTACCAGCTGGAGGCGTTCGCCGCGCACCTGCGGGAGGGCACCCCGCTGCCGATCGACGCGGACGACGCGGTCGCCACGATGGAGCTGATCGACGCCTGCTACCGCGACGCCGGTCTCCAGCCCCGCCCGATCACCGAGCTCTGA
- a CDS encoding phytanoyl-CoA dioxygenase family protein: MTKVWFEPQDVRLEDLLEVLKAETDPADYPLAARVERQVLVYDAERIRGAESRAVQTEFIRALGDGPGLVVLKGAFGKDVVDAATAEFEAMIEQQHRAGTAAGDHFATPGANDRVWNALEKLALRAPEVFVRYYANDLLALVARAWLGPAYQVTSQVNVVNPGGEGQTVHRDYHLGFQSDVTAALYPAHVHRLSSVLTLQGAVAHCDMPVESGPTLYLPHSHKYELGYLAWRRPEFGDHFVANHVQLPLEKGDAVFFNPALFHAAGANRSAGIHRMANLLQISSAFGRAMESVDRVRMAVTLYPVLRALGQDDAFDLDTVIAAAAEGYAFPTNLDRDQPIGGLAPRTQAELLRQALDEDWPTDRLRQALDEHAVRRRTDDI, translated from the coding sequence ATGACGAAGGTGTGGTTCGAGCCACAGGACGTGCGGCTGGAAGATCTGCTCGAGGTGCTGAAGGCGGAGACGGATCCGGCGGACTACCCGCTGGCTGCTCGGGTGGAGCGCCAGGTCCTGGTGTACGACGCTGAGCGGATCCGCGGCGCGGAGAGTCGGGCCGTGCAGACCGAGTTCATCCGGGCGCTCGGGGACGGGCCGGGCCTCGTGGTGCTGAAGGGTGCCTTCGGCAAGGACGTGGTGGATGCCGCGACGGCCGAGTTCGAGGCGATGATCGAGCAGCAGCACCGGGCCGGCACGGCGGCCGGCGACCACTTCGCCACACCAGGGGCGAACGACCGGGTCTGGAACGCGCTGGAGAAGCTCGCGCTGCGCGCCCCGGAGGTCTTCGTCCGGTACTACGCCAACGACCTGCTCGCCCTGGTCGCCCGGGCCTGGCTCGGACCGGCGTACCAGGTGACCTCGCAGGTGAACGTCGTGAATCCAGGAGGTGAAGGTCAGACGGTACATCGCGACTACCACCTCGGATTCCAGTCCGACGTAACCGCCGCGCTCTACCCTGCCCACGTGCACAGGTTGTCGAGCGTGCTGACGCTGCAGGGTGCGGTTGCTCACTGTGACATGCCGGTGGAGTCCGGACCGACGCTCTACCTGCCGCACTCGCACAAGTACGAACTGGGCTACCTCGCCTGGCGCCGGCCCGAGTTCGGCGACCACTTCGTTGCCAACCACGTCCAGCTGCCGCTGGAGAAGGGAGACGCGGTGTTCTTCAACCCGGCGCTCTTCCACGCTGCCGGTGCCAACCGTTCCGCCGGAATCCACCGGATGGCGAACCTGCTGCAGATCTCCTCGGCGTTCGGGCGCGCGATGGAGAGCGTCGACCGGGTCCGGATGGCGGTCACGCTCTACCCCGTGCTGCGTGCCCTCGGGCAGGATGACGCCTTCGATCTGGACACCGTCATCGCCGCCGCCGCCGAGGGTTACGCTTTTCCGACGAACCTGGACCGGGACCAGCCCATCGGCGGTCTCGCACCCCGGACCCAGGCGGAACTGCTCCGCCAGGCCCTCGACGAGGACTGGCCGACCGACCGCCTACGACAAGCCCTCGACGAGCACGCCGTACGCCGCCGTACGGACGACATCTGA
- a CDS encoding TadE family protein — MRGERGAAVVDFVLVSVVVVPLFLGILQVGLFLYLRNTMTAAASEGAHYAAVLNRDTADGADRTRQLVDGVVRDELIESVTAEEVDLDGQPVVRVAISAHMPALGLWGPGIDFSVEGHAIKETGE, encoded by the coding sequence GTGCGGGGTGAGCGGGGCGCGGCGGTGGTGGACTTCGTGCTGGTGTCGGTTGTTGTGGTGCCGTTGTTCCTGGGCATTCTGCAGGTGGGGCTGTTCCTCTACCTCCGGAACACGATGACCGCGGCGGCGTCCGAGGGAGCGCACTACGCGGCTGTGCTCAACCGCGACACCGCCGACGGCGCCGACCGGACCCGGCAGCTCGTCGACGGCGTCGTCCGGGACGAGCTGATCGAGTCGGTCACCGCGGAAGAGGTCGACCTCGACGGGCAGCCGGTCGTCCGGGTGGCGATCTCCGCGCACATGCCCGCGCTCGGTTTGTGGGGGCCGGGCATCGACTTCTCCGTCGAGGGGCACGCCATCAAGGAGACCGGCGAATGA
- a CDS encoding type II secretion system F family protein — MSPTVLGGLLGAVFGAGLLLVVRRLPFLRKPTVDDRIGPYLRDLAGADVFLGVTDSGSPFHAMLRMFGPSLRAGAVRLERILGGAASIRRRLARAGIDRSVEEFRIEQVLWGTAGFGGGLLVSLIALSFGAGNPVGLLVFCALLAVLGVLSRDTYLTGQVRKRERRLLAELPTVAELLALSVAAGEGPAAALDRVARSCRGELADELQRVLAETRAGSSLVRALDGLADRTGLVALSRFADGLAVALERGTPLADVLRAQAGDIREASRRELIESGARREVAMMVPVVFLVLPVTIAFAFYPGAVGIRLIAG; from the coding sequence ATGAGCCCGACGGTTCTGGGCGGCCTGCTCGGTGCGGTGTTCGGGGCCGGTCTGCTGCTGGTGGTTCGGCGGTTGCCGTTCCTGCGCAAGCCGACGGTCGACGACCGGATCGGCCCGTACCTGCGGGACCTGGCCGGCGCCGACGTGTTTCTCGGCGTCACCGACTCGGGCTCACCGTTCCACGCGATGCTGCGGATGTTCGGTCCTTCGTTGCGGGCGGGAGCGGTCCGGCTCGAGCGGATCCTCGGTGGAGCGGCGTCGATCCGGCGCCGGTTGGCTCGGGCGGGCATCGACCGCAGTGTGGAGGAGTTCCGGATCGAGCAGGTGCTGTGGGGGACGGCCGGGTTCGGAGGCGGTCTGCTCGTGTCTCTGATCGCCCTGTCCTTCGGCGCCGGCAACCCTGTCGGCCTGCTGGTGTTCTGCGCCCTGCTTGCCGTCCTCGGCGTCCTGTCGCGGGACACCTATCTGACCGGTCAGGTGCGGAAGCGCGAGCGGCGGTTGCTGGCCGAGCTGCCGACGGTCGCGGAGTTGCTGGCCCTCTCGGTCGCGGCCGGCGAAGGTCCGGCGGCGGCGCTCGACCGGGTGGCCCGTTCGTGCCGGGGCGAGCTGGCCGACGAGCTGCAGCGCGTCCTCGCGGAGACCCGCGCCGGGTCGTCGCTGGTGCGCGCGCTCGACGGACTCGCGGACCGGACGGGCCTGGTCGCGCTGTCCCGGTTCGCCGACGGGCTCGCGGTCGCCCTCGAACGCGGCACCCCGCTGGCCGACGTACTGCGGGCCCAGGCGGGCGACATCCGGGAGGCGAGCCGGCGTGAGCTGATCGAGTCCGGGGCTCGCCGGGAGGTCGCGATGATGGTGCCCGTGGTGTTCCTGGTGCTGCCCGTCACCATCGCCTTCGCCTTCTACCCAGGCGCCGTCGGGATCCGGCTGATCGCCGGATGA